One segment of Methylocella silvestris BL2 DNA contains the following:
- a CDS encoding serine protease translates to MGSGLMGLLEDSMKGLAAVALLMIWSLPVAAGPPTPGYVEAARAFSQLPISERLKFKVLLTAAGYWPVTADANFSRQLFEATAQYQSDNGLSATGAIDEDLRARLFRAGAPLFEMWGFRAIPHPSRGYKIWAPMGLGLVAERDKDGLTWRDPAKRVWLTYDYLRDVNLANAYKSVVEKVIADGGQISFKILTDDFFIVSSRANGLDSYIRCQSDRPGVIWLSLFWLESAADLHLERAAALISGSLASSMSGAPFADLSQLPSSVGLAPAADPAGVRPTAALAPETAQKQRENMPGMGFSVNDEGFVVTSAQIVASCSNIAVAQNGRAAVQAELVARDDAADLALLKTPLKPDGVANIRSDVQLGETIEAFAFPLPPAPLNAGEFSFGRITGLTGVAGDDRFLQISTPVQPADSGSPLFDQSGYVVGVVSARLDAFKTLVATSGDAPQKVNVALKGNLLAGFLEGNHIAFTGATASKEMSAPALTAQARAVSVSVSCR, encoded by the coding sequence GTGGGTTCAGGCTTGATGGGTTTGCTTGAGGACAGCATGAAGGGACTCGCGGCGGTTGCGCTTCTGATGATCTGGAGCCTGCCGGTCGCTGCGGGGCCGCCAACGCCGGGCTACGTCGAGGCGGCGCGCGCCTTCAGTCAGCTGCCGATCAGCGAAAGGCTCAAATTCAAAGTCCTGCTGACGGCGGCAGGATATTGGCCGGTGACCGCGGACGCCAATTTCAGCCGCCAGCTTTTTGAAGCGACGGCGCAGTATCAAAGCGACAACGGGCTTTCGGCGACCGGCGCCATAGACGAAGATCTACGCGCGCGGCTTTTTCGCGCTGGCGCGCCGCTGTTCGAGATGTGGGGATTTCGGGCGATCCCGCATCCATCGCGCGGTTACAAGATCTGGGCGCCGATGGGGCTTGGCCTGGTGGCCGAGCGGGACAAGGATGGCCTCACCTGGCGAGATCCGGCCAAGCGGGTTTGGCTGACCTATGACTACCTCCGCGACGTCAATCTCGCCAACGCCTATAAATCGGTGGTCGAGAAAGTCATTGCCGACGGCGGGCAGATCTCTTTCAAGATTTTGACGGATGACTTCTTCATCGTGTCGTCGCGCGCCAATGGGCTCGACAGTTACATTCGCTGCCAAAGCGATCGCCCGGGCGTGATTTGGCTCTCGCTGTTTTGGCTGGAGTCCGCCGCCGATCTGCATCTGGAGCGCGCGGCAGCTTTAATATCTGGGTCGCTCGCAAGTTCGATGAGCGGCGCGCCATTCGCCGATCTCTCTCAGCTGCCCTCGTCGGTCGGCTTGGCGCCGGCGGCGGACCCCGCCGGCGTCAGGCCAACGGCTGCGTTGGCGCCAGAGACGGCGCAAAAGCAGCGCGAGAACATGCCCGGAATGGGCTTCTCTGTGAACGACGAGGGATTTGTTGTAACCAGCGCCCAAATCGTCGCGTCCTGCTCGAACATCGCGGTCGCGCAGAATGGACGCGCCGCGGTCCAAGCCGAACTTGTCGCTCGCGACGACGCCGCGGATCTTGCCCTTCTCAAAACGCCGTTGAAGCCGGACGGTGTCGCCAATATTCGCTCCGACGTCCAGCTCGGCGAAACGATCGAGGCGTTTGCCTTTCCGCTCCCTCCCGCGCCGCTGAACGCGGGCGAGTTTTCTTTCGGCCGCATCACGGGCCTCACTGGCGTTGCGGGCGACGACCGCTTCCTGCAGATTTCGACGCCGGTCCAGCCGGCCGATTCTGGAAGCCCGCTTTTCGACCAGAGCGGCTATGTTGTCGGAGTCGTTTCGGCGAGGCTCGACGCCTTCAAGACCCTTGTAGCGACGAGCGGCGATGCGCCGCAAAAGGTGAACGTCGCGCTTAAAGGAAATCTCCTCGCGGGCTTTCTTGAGGGCAACCATATCGCTTTCACGGGCGCGACCGCGTCGAAGGAGATGTCGGCGCCGGCGCTGACGGCTCAGGCTCGAGCCGTGAGCGTTTCCGTCTCATGCCGATAG